In one window of Streptomyces roseofulvus DNA:
- a CDS encoding glycosyltransferase family 2 protein yields MSSFLRPAVTGQEFTEPSRIAAQYRAITSHLAITPPVSVVIPAMNEAENLPYVFKSLPEWIHEVVLVDGNSTDNTVEVARELRPDVKVVKQVGKGKGDALISGFAACTGDIIVMVDADGSADGQEIVSYVSALVGGADFAKGSRFANGGGTDDMTGIRRLGNWALCALVNRKFGARYTDLCYGYNAFWRHCLDKIVLDCTGFEIETLINIRVVKAGLKVQEVPSHEYLRIHGVSNLNAVRDGIRVLKVILREKRVPKAARALRRPAGFSVNVPRGEVS; encoded by the coding sequence ATGAGCTCGTTCCTGCGCCCGGCCGTCACGGGCCAAGAATTCACCGAGCCGAGTCGAATAGCGGCCCAGTACCGGGCCATCACGTCCCACCTGGCGATCACTCCACCGGTGAGCGTCGTCATTCCCGCGATGAATGAGGCGGAAAATCTTCCGTACGTGTTCAAGTCGCTGCCGGAATGGATTCACGAAGTCGTCCTCGTCGACGGAAATTCGACGGACAACACCGTCGAAGTGGCCCGGGAACTGCGGCCCGACGTGAAGGTCGTCAAACAGGTCGGCAAGGGCAAGGGCGACGCCCTGATCAGCGGCTTCGCCGCCTGCACCGGCGACATCATCGTCATGGTCGACGCCGACGGCTCGGCCGACGGCCAGGAGATCGTCTCCTACGTCTCCGCCCTCGTCGGCGGCGCCGACTTCGCCAAGGGCTCGCGCTTCGCCAACGGCGGCGGCACCGACGACATGACCGGGATCCGCCGGCTGGGCAACTGGGCCCTCTGCGCCCTCGTCAACCGGAAGTTCGGCGCCCGCTACACCGACCTCTGCTACGGCTACAACGCCTTCTGGCGACATTGCCTCGACAAGATCGTCCTCGACTGCACCGGCTTCGAGATCGAGACCCTCATCAACATCCGGGTCGTCAAGGCCGGCCTGAAGGTGCAGGAGGTCCCGAGCCACGAGTACCTGCGGATCCACGGCGTCAGCAACCTGAACGCGGTCCGCGACGGCATCCGGGTCCTCAAGGTGATCCTCCGCGAGAAGCGCGTCCCCAAGGCCGCCCGGGCGCTCCGCCGGCCCGCCGGCTTCTCGGTCAACGTCCCCCGGGGAGAGGTCTCTTGA